A single window of Vigna radiata var. radiata cultivar VC1973A chromosome 4, Vradiata_ver6, whole genome shotgun sequence DNA harbors:
- the LOC106758956 gene encoding uncharacterized protein LOC106758956 — protein sequence MRVSVCLDTIFIPLSLLITLSYHLYLCHTIKNNPSRTTYGIDKLKRTTWTLNLNQGDASKAMLTVQSLRNTLMSTILTATITILINLGLAALSNNSYNASHLFSSGFFGSKSDKTFVLKYGSTSICLVMSFLFSSMSIGFLIDANFLMNAYGEFLSGGYTHTILERGFTLAFVGSRVLCVAVPLMLWMLGPVPVLMASLVLVFVLHELDFVCKFPHKPTQCVIAK from the exons ATGAGAGTGTCTGTTTGTTTGGACACCATTTTCATCCCTTTGAGTCTCCTCATCACACTCAGTTACCATCTCTATCTTTGCCACACCATCAAGAACAATCCTTCCCGTACAACTTATGGAATCGACAAGCTCAAAAGAACAACTTGGACCCTTAACTTAAATCAG ggTGATGCCAGCAAGGCTATGTTGACAGTGCAAAGCTTGAGGAACACTCTTATGTCTACAATACTGACAGCTACTATAACCATTCTGATAAACTTGGGTTTGGCAGCTTTGAGCAACAACAGCTACAATGCTAGCCATCTCTTTAGCAGTGGATTTTTCGGTTCTAAGTCAGATAAAACGTTCGTTTTGAAGTACGGATCAACATCAATTTGTTTGGTGATGAGCTTCCTGTTCAGTTCGATGTCGATAGGGTTTCTGATCGATGCTAATTTTCTGATGAATGCGTATGGAGAGTTTTTGTCAGGAGGGTACACGCACACCATATTAGAAAGAGGGTTCACCTTAGCTTTTGTGGGAAGTAGGGTTCTCTGTGTTGCTGTTCCTTTGATGCTATGGATGCTGGGTCCAGTTCCAGTACTTATGGCTTCTTTGGTTTTGGTCTTTGTCCTTCATGAGTTGGACTTTGTCTGCAAATTTCCTCACAAACCTACCCAATGTGTCATTGCAAAATAG